A window of the Tiliqua scincoides isolate rTilSci1 chromosome 5, rTilSci1.hap2, whole genome shotgun sequence genome harbors these coding sequences:
- the LOC136653671 gene encoding vomeronasal type-2 receptor 26-like: MVPSEALQYQGIVKLLVHFGWKWVGLIAMDNDAGEHFVKVLEPMLSQNGICSAFTDKTVDKYGTVHMGELISSIPNLFPALLESKANAIVFYGETISLLSLASNLLVLNMFIPIIFPRYKILSGKVWILTAQIDFTSNTYFTMFHAHPYRDALFHGALSFTIHSNEPLGFTEFLQDMDPLEANRNGFSKGFWEQVFTCTFPKRNAAPKSTKTCTGEEDLESLPAPLFEMSITGHSYSIYNAVYAVAHALHLMYSSRSRHGTIVAGGQLNLEPWQLHSFLRSFNNSCGDEIKFNEHGELAGGFDITNLVTFENDSFVRVKVGRLDPRTASGVKLIIDEDEIEWHEDLTQVPPLSLCNDNCHPGSSRKTKEREKFCCYDCAPCAEGMISNQEDMDYCIPCMEDHYPNKHHDQCLPKTPTFLSYAEPLGKTLALLALFLAAITGLVLGIFIKQRDTPIVKANNCSLTYILLISLLLCFLCSLMFIGEPQKVTCLLRQTAFGLIFSTAVSSLLAKTITVVLAFMASKPGNVFQKWVGKRLAHLIVFSCSFVQAGICAVWLSTTPPFPSLDPHSLSEEMILECNEGSVTMFYCVLGYMGFLAVICFTVAFLARRLPDSFNEAKFITFSMLVFCSVWLSFVPTYLSTRGKAMVAVEIFSILTSSAGLLVCIFAPKCYIIVLRPELNKRDVVTKFYQHLLALAFAVDEVNKNPEMLPNVTLGFHIYDSYSDARMTYRATLDLLFKSQRFVPNYKCGTQNNVMGTIGGLDSETSSRMADILGLYKILQYCAGVAHL; the protein is encoded by the exons ATGGTCCCCAGTGAAGCCCTTCAGTACCAAGGAATTGTCAAGTTACTTGTGCACTTTGGGTGGAAATGGGTCGGGCTCATCGCCATGGATAACGATGCTGGAGAGCATTTTGTGAAGGTCTTGGAGCCCATGCTGTCCCAGAATGGAATCTGTTCAGCTTTCACTGATAAAACTGTAGACAAATATGGTACTGTACATATGGGTGAACTGATCAGCAGCATCCCAAATCTTTTTCCAGCACTTCTGGAGAGCAAAGCCAATGCAATTGTTTTCTATGGTGAAACAATATCCCTTCTATCATTGGCATCTAATCTATTGGTATTAAATATGTTCATTCCTATAATATTTCCTAGATATAAAATCCTCtccgggaaagtgtggattttAACAGCGCAAATTGACTTCACAAGCAACACCTATTTCACCATGTTTCATGCGCATCCTTATCGGGATGCCCTATTCCATGGCGCTCTTTCCTTCACAATTcattccaatgagcctcttggaTTCACAGAATTTCTTCAGGacatggaccctctggaggcaaacaGAAATGGTTTTAGTAAAGGGTTCTGGGAACAAGTATTCACTTGTACATTTCCAAAGCGAAATGCAGCACCAAAGAGCACAAAAACATGCACCGGAGAGGAGGATCTGGAGAGCCTCCCTGCGCCTCTTTTCGAAATGAGCATCACGggccacagctacagtatctataatgctgtctatgctgtggcacatgccttgcatctcaTGTATTCTTCTAGATCCAGACATGGTACAATAGTGGCTGGAGGCCAAttgaacctggagccctggcag CTCCATTCATTTCTTCGCTCATTCAACAACAGTTGTGGAGATGAAATTAAGTTTAACGAGCACGGAGAATTAGCAGGCGGATTCGATATTACAAACTTGgtcacttttgagaatgactCCTTTGTCCGAGTCAAGGTGGGGCGGCTGGATCCTCGGACCGCTTCAGGCGTTAAACTCATCATTGATGAGGACGAAATTGAATGGCATGAGGACTTGACTCAG GTGCCTCCCTTATCTCTCTGTAATGACAACTGCCACCCCGGTTCCAGcaggaaaacaaaggaaagggagaaattttgctgctatgattgtgctccgtgTGCAGAAGGGATGATCTCAAACCAAGAAG ACATGGATTACTGCATTCCATGCATGGAAGATCACTACCCAAACAAGCATCACGATCAATGCCTTCCAAAGACCCCAACCTTTTTATCTTATGCAGAACCCCTGGGCAAGACTTTAGCTCTCTTGGCTCTTTTCCTTGCTGCCATCACAGGTCTGGTGCTGGGAATCTTCATTAAGCAAagggacactcccatcgtcaaggccaacaactgcaGTCTCACCTATATCCTTCTGatttccctcctcctttgcttcctctgctcattAATGTTCATTGGAGAGCCTCAAAAGGTGACCTGCCTCCTGCGACAAACAgcttttggcctcatcttctctactgctgtttcttctcttttggccaaaaccatcacagtggttctggctttcatggcctccaAACCAGGCAATGTTTTCCAGAAATGGGTGGGCAAAAGATTGGCACATCTCATtgtcttctcctgctcctttgttCAAGCTGGTATTTGTGCTGTTTGGCTGAGCACTACTCCCCCTTTCCCATCCCTGGATCCACACTCACTGTCTGAAGAAATGAtcctggaatgtaatgaaggttctGTCACTATGTTCTACTGCGTCCTGGGTTACATGGGCTTCCTTGCAGTCAtttgcttcactgtggctttcctagccaggagactgccagacagtttcaatgaagccaagttcatcaccttcagcatgttggtcttttgcagtgtgtggctgtcctttgtgccaacctacctgagcacaagagggaaagccatggtggctgtggagatcttctccatcttgacctCTAGTGCTGGGTTGCTGGTCTGCATTTTTgctcccaaatgctacattattgtactgagacctgagctgaacaaaagaga CGTGGTGACAAAGTTCTACCAGCATCTCCTGGCCTTGGCGTTTGCAGTAGACGAGGTGAATAAGAACCCCGAGATGTTGCCCAATGTCACTCTTGGGTTCCACATCTACGACAGTTATTCTGATGCGAGGATGACCTACCGAGCCACTCTGGACCTTCTCTTCAAATCACAAAGGTTTGTCCCCAACTAcaaatgtggcacccagaacAATGTGATGGGAACCATTGGGGGACTTGATTCTGAGACCTCTTCACGTATGGCAGACATCTTAGGCCTTTACAAGATTCTGCAG TACTGTGCAGGGGTGGCCCATCTATGa